The segment AAGTTTGTGTTTCTCGGCAAAGGCTGGGTGTGAAGATAGTTTGGAAACATACAGGCTTACATGGCCAATAAACTGTTACAAACTTCCTGCAGGAGGTTTGTGTGTGAGCGACAACATCATAAACTCTCCTGGATTCTCTGAAGAAGAAACTGAGACTTCCTTAGTTCCGAGTGTAAGCCAAAGCTCAACGGATACACCTTCAGTAACACATGTACAACAGTCCATCAGAGAACAGTGCGAGTACACCATCTTCCCTCTCTGTAGGATATTCTACAACACCACTCTCATGCCTAACGTGCTTCATCATAGATCTCAGGAAGAAGCAATAGAAGACTTAAGGCAGTTCTCTCCCCTTGTAGAAACACAATGTTCCCCAGACCTCCAACTATTTCTTTGTACCATTTATGTTCCCCCTTGCATAATATTGGAGAGGCCATTGCTTCCCTGTCGCAGCCTCTGCCTTTCTATCAGGGAAGGATGTGAAGAACTATTGAGCAAGTTTGGTTTTCAGTGGCCTGAGTCTCTGGACTGTGGTATCTTCCCACCAGAACCTCGTATCAAGGCCTGTGTTGACTCAAGTTTTCCATCGTCTTTAATCACTGATGAAGTAAGCACTACCTATAACACATTTTCAGTCTTAAGCACGGTAACTTCAACAACAATAACTGCTTCAAATACTGCAGATGTCATCACAACTCAAATTTCAGCTGGCAGGTGTGAGCACATTACCACCCCTATCTGTCAAGACATTCCTTACAACAccactgtcctgcctaacttgaTCAACCATAATAACCAGGAAGAAGCTGCCTTGGAGCTACACCAGTTCTTTCCCTTGATAGAGATACAATGTTCCCCAGACATCCTGCTCTTTTTGTGCAGTGTTTACATTCCTCCCTGCACAATCTTAGAACAACCATTGCCTCCTTGTCGTAGCCTCTGCCTCTCTGCCAGGACAGGATGTGAACCTCTCATGGTCAAGTTTGGCTTCTCGTGGCCAGATTCACTGGACTGTGACAAATTTCCAGCAGACCCTCGAGATCAAGTGTGCTTAGACTCCACATCATTTAAGTTTGttgcgaaagaagaaagtactACTATAAATTCAAGTCTCAGACATTATAACTACACCTACAACTCCTTCCCTAATTTCGACAGTAAGTCCGACAAAGATcacaagtatcatccaaactcaAACCCAAGGGGAACATGTGAACATATTGCAGTTCCTCTTTGCCAGGACATTCCCTATAACACCACTGTTCTGCCAAACATGCTCAATCATTCTTCCCAGGACGATGCTGGCTTGGAGTTACACCAGTTCTTTCCCTTGGTAAAGATACAATGTTCCCAAGACATCCAACTCTTTCTGTGTAGTGTGTATTTACCACCCTGCACAATCTTAGAACAACCATTGCTTCCTTGTCGTAGCCTCTGCCTCTCTGCCAGGACAGGATGTGAACCTCTCATGATCAAGTTTGGCTTCTCGTGGCCAGATTCACTGGACTGTGACAAATTCCCAGCAGATCCTCGAGATCAAGTGTGTATAGACTCTGTATCATTCAGGTCTGCAGTAGATGAAAGGCCTACACCAACTGTTGATATAAAATACCTTTAGTTATGGAGAAAACTTTTTTGTCATTAAAAAACATATACCTATTGTACTGACTATTCATGCATTTTTCATACTTTGGTTTGTGACATGTATTATTGtaaaactacaatatatataatcCCATAAATGAGTTTACACACACAATGTATTACTTACAATAATTGACACTGCTGTCATCTCACACCATAATTCAATGCAGCTTATCACAACATGCTGGATGGTTGGTGATGAGTATTGATACACTACGTCTTTTCAGGACATTTGTGAAACTGCCTGAGAATGACATCTAATTCATCAACACCTTCCATGAAAAGAATTGTCTATGgttcatattaaaaaaaagaaaacatgtatttcatctcttcctttattttcagcaaggctttcacaaAACATCCATAAGTTCTTACCTTGTTACAAATCAGTCGTTCCTGCAGTGTGAAATGCTGATGACCAGGTATACTTTACCATGATTTTTGGAGTCTGCTTTCATATCTTTTCTACTGCCAGTACTCTATCACATTTCTTTTACTGACAAGTTTTGCTTAATAGATATTCATGTAACATTGAAACAACAACATATGATTAAATCTTTTTACTTTGAGTGCAAACATTTCATCAAGACCTGTAAGAAGAAGGTTATCTTCAGAAATGTCAGGCTTCCTGAGCTGCTATCTTGATTGCAGTGCTGCATACAGCTACTTTATTTCTTGCCACTCCAACCTGATATAAAAGGCTGTACATATTCACAATTATTATAGAAATTAATCCTATCATGGActagatcataatgataatgataatcatgaataTCTAAAACCATATTTCCAAATAACTGCAGAGTAAAaataaaacacataaaaaaaattctaaatctTAAAAATACTTTGCAGTTCAAttctaaatgaaaaaaatatatatacatacattttggtAACCATTCACAGCAACAGGAAAATGCTTAAAAAACTGACAGTCTAACCAGTGTATCACAGATCTCAGCAATAGTTTGCCAACTGCAATACATATAACTAACTCTGGTGTGCAATGCAACAGGGTGCCAAAGAGTCGTAGTGTATGCTGGTGGAATTTTACCATTCAGAAATGTCTTAAATGACACACATAAGTAGCGTGTACCTTTgtattggatgatttttgctaaGTTTGTTTTCAGTGGTCTCACTTAAGTTTTAACAAAGTAATCAATGAAGCTTAGCATACCAGACAAGGATATGTAAACAATTTATCCAAATTATTTCCAATGGTGACCACCCTAAATCTGACACTGAAATACATACTCCTCATCCTGATTTATCTTTAATTTGTAATATGGGGCAGCATATTACAGTTCATCGTTACGATGAACTGTAACTTCCTGATTCTGATCACTCAATGTTTCATACTTATCCATATTCACACTCTTACAGCACTCAAGAGTTCTGGTAATTTCCAATATACACAATGTTAAAAAGGTAGCACTTAATGAGAGCATCTTACAAGATGTAATTCTACATAAATCTTATAATAAATATATCCTCAGAATGcctttgtatattatatatacaaacagGAATGCAGACTGAAGTATGCTGAGTGGAATTGTCAGCATAAAAGTGAACACAGAAGTTAAAGGAAGATCAttcaaagaaaaaaggaatacgGTACATCATAGGATGTCATCCAGTAGAACACTTATGTTAATTAGGTAAGAGGGAGAAATTACTCCACCTATAACAACAACTACATGACTGGAAAGAAAACTATGTGATAGAGATCACAGAGACATAGAAAAGCAGAAGCTGCATGGCAAAGTATATTCTTCACTGGGTTTAGCTGTACATCAGAAACGTAACTTTCCACATAAATCAAAATTTGGTATATTTTGGAATTTTCTAAAGATACCATTCTTATATCACTACCGATAATCATCACATTGTAGCCTTTGGATTTAATTCTTTTATTTCAAACCTCAATTTAGCTTTGCATTACTCCAGTCTCAATTAGGTTtaacaaaaaataaattaaaatcaataaatgaaaaaaactaTAAATCAATTGGACATCATGTCAAAAAATGGaaaatcattaaagaaaacaaCAAACCTTCCTCAGTAATTGTAATCCTTTTAAGTACTCTTCGAGGTATGATAGTGTGCACACCTAGTTATGAGCCTGCTTTCGCCAT is part of the Panulirus ornatus isolate Po-2019 chromosome 64, ASM3632096v1, whole genome shotgun sequence genome and harbors:
- the LOC139746191 gene encoding uncharacterized protein → MWSYREVSIASTRVGAKKVISRGVCRDMVGCVMFSARLAGPSLWRPPLWLLSLSGIMMCVAVPRGDSPRCEPIALPMCQQGLPYNTTVMPNSFNHESQDEAALELHQFWPLVEINCSPVLRTFLCSIYLPVCGSQEPTVPPCRSLCHSSWEGCHKIMEMHGFRWPESLNCSRFPTATEGQCIGSNHHDSNTMIIYPTPDHLSDTTTMASQVDGTTTSPSPATLCEAITVPLCLGLSYDQTLLPNILQHQTQEQVAAEMLLLQAVIKTQCSPHLRLLLCSIFTPPCTLLEHERLPCRGLCLSVRHGCEGLMNQFGIQWPSSLECDMLPRESYEECVGNDVTSVDNRTLVINNEMPKSQTVYSSEASPISESNSGQSMCENITVPMCQNLPYTTVFPNIFNHTTQEHATLEIHQFWPLVEMECSAYLHLFLCSLYVPVCTVLEKFIPPCRSLCFSAKAGCEDSLETYRLTWPINCYKLPAGGLCVSDNIINSPGFSEEETETSLVPSVSQSSTDTPSVTHVQQSIREQCEYTIFPLCRIFYNTTLMPNVLHHRSQEEAIEDLRQFSPLVETQCSPDLQLFLCTIYVPPCIILERPLLPCRSLCLSIREGCEELLSKFGFQWPESLDCGIFPPEPRIKACVDSSFPSSLITDEVSTTYNTFSVLSTVTSTTITASNTADVITTQISAGRCEHITTPICQDIPYNTTVLPNLINHNNQEEAALELHQFFPLIEIQCSPDILLFLCSVYIPPCTILEQPLPPCRSLCLSARTGCEPLMVKFGFSWPDSLDCDKFPADPRDQVCLDSTSFKFVAKEESTTINSSLRHYNYTYNSFPNFDSKSDKDHKYHPNSNPRGTCEHIAVPLCQDIPYNTTVLPNMLNHSSQDDAGLELHQFFPLVKIQCSQDIQLFLCSVYLPPCTILEQPLLPCRSLCLSARTGCEPLMIKFGFSWPDSLDCDKFPADPRDQVCIDSVSFRSAVDERPTPTVDIKYL